Proteins found in one Drosophila busckii strain San Diego stock center, stock number 13000-0081.31 chromosome 2R, ASM1175060v1, whole genome shotgun sequence genomic segment:
- the LOC108602152 gene encoding uncharacterized protein LOC108602152, whose protein sequence is MHRKQQERFATILAIFLLLWDTTDAQLQVQAQSGYKYVHPELETGELVGGVIAADRHSPTTYSTGSSIALSPSSNPPPRATAATAYGTGLFSSPPVGFMASEQATTAFGAPAVVDARRSTGTGITARSGPYGPQTQTQTQYGSIAGSAVSPATRQSDFVNVYSDESIADYSAIPGEPGVDYPVYARMPRTNFECAQQTLPGYYADIEAQCQVFHICALNRTYSFLCPNGTVFSQETLVCVWWNQYDCTSAPSLYANNAYIYDYSTGTGALNSAPPNAPNNDVYRSNATPQIVTAYGAVAPSSSTGALRVTNPPAQVPGYHAAHGSYVTVPPTKSQTQSLYGSPSGIALNVATAPSQAINRIHSTAAAGVPALLSGLVLEPSNNYGKQPQHQVLRNREYLPPAGVSHHQKRSIPA, encoded by the exons ATGCATCGAAAACAGCAAGAACGCTTTGCTACAATCTTGGCCA TTTTTCTGCTACTCTGGGACACAACTGACGCCCAGCTGCAGGTACAG GCACAAAGTGGCTACAAATATGTGCATCCCGAACTGGAAACTGGAGAACTGGTGGGTGGTGTTATTGCAGCAGATCGTCATTCGCCAACCACGTACTCTACTGGCAGCTCCATAGCACTGAGTCCAAGTTCAAACCCACCACCGAGAGCAACTGCCGCGACAGCTTACGGTACTGGTCTGTTTTCTTCCCCCCCCGTTGGCTTCATGGCTAGTGAACAAGCAACAACCGCTTTTGGAGCACCAGCTGTCGTCGATGCCCGTCGATCTACTGGTACAGGAATAACCGCTCGCAGTGGTCCTTATGGTCCGCAGACCCAAACGCAGACTCAATACGGCAGCATTGCCGGCTCAGCAGTTAGTCCAGCAACGCGGCAATCTGATTTTGTCAATGTTTACAGCGATGAGAGCATTGCCGATTACTCGGCCATACCAGGTGAACCAGGTGTAGATTATCCTGTGTATGCTCGAATGCCCCGCACCAACTTCGAATGCGCTCAGCAAACGCTACCCGGTTATTACGCAGACATTGAGGCACAGTGTCAGGTCTTTCACATATGTGCGCTTAATCGGACGTATTCGTTTCTATGCCCCAATGGCACCGTATTTAGCCAAGAGACGCTCGTCTGTGTCTGGTGGAACCAATATGACTGCACCTCTGCGCCCAGTCTCTATGCCAATAATGCCTACATCTATGACTACAGTACAGGGACAGGCGCTCTTAATTCTGCTCCACCGAACGCCCCTAACAACGACGTGTATCGCTCAAATGCAACGCCACAAATTGTAACGGCGTATGGTGCGGTGGCTCCCTCGTCCTCGACTGGCGCACTACGAGTAACCAACCCGCCTGCTCAAGTGCCAGGCTACCATGCAGCTCATGGTTCATATGTCACAGTGCCTCCCACAAAGAGCCAAACGCAATCACTTTATGGAAGCCCCTCTGGCATCGCGCTGAACGTAGCTACAGCACCGAGCCAAGCTATTAATAGAATTCATTCCACTGCGGCCGCTGGTGTGCCAGCACTATTATCTGGTTTGGTGCTCGAGCCTTCCAACAACTATGGCAAACAACCTCAACATCAAGTGTTGAGAAATCGAGAGTACCTGCCGCCAGCTGGCGTTAGTCACCACCAAAAGCGCAGTATTCCAGCTTAA